A window of Mucilaginibacter paludis DSM 18603 contains these coding sequences:
- a CDS encoding 3-phosphoshikimate 1-carboxyvinyltransferase, translated as MQANIIISKATKTLSGTIQLTGSKSECNRALIIEALSKGKVKVLNISDAADAVTLAAVLKVHSPWSIVHSQAVADREPSTIDRQPPTMDHGPSTMDRQPPTMDHRLSTIDRQPPTMDHGPSTMDYVDIGPAGTAMRFLTAYLPLLDKNIIITGTKRMQQRPIGILVDAMRKLGAKIDYQVNEGFPPLQIHSGFQQKTDRISIKGNISSQYITALLLIAPSLPLGLTLEIEGELTSKPYVEMTLAMLQQVGIQHTWDDNNIHIANQPFKETSILVEPDWSAASYWYAIAALCDEAELFLPALTPYSLQGDSVITEIMANFGITSQFKDGGVHLQKEAKPILRKIFDFKECPDLAQTVIVVCAALGHDATFTGLETLKIKETDRVAALQNELAKIGVKLTEKGQVYKLDCSEKQIPEKVTIRTYEDHRMAMAFAPLALVVPQVEVEEPQVVEKSYPAFWSDLEKAGFKVDGYSIA; from the coding sequence GGCAACAAAAACCTTGAGCGGTACCATACAACTTACCGGCTCAAAAAGCGAATGCAACAGGGCTCTCATTATTGAGGCCCTGAGCAAAGGCAAGGTTAAGGTGCTCAATATATCCGACGCGGCCGATGCGGTAACTTTGGCTGCGGTTTTAAAAGTCCATAGTCCATGGTCCATAGTCCATAGCCAGGCTGTGGCGGATCGTGAACCATCAACCATAGACCGTCAGCCTCCAACCATGGACCATGGACCATCGACCATGGACCGTCAGCCTCCAACCATGGACCATAGACTATCGACCATAGACCGTCAGCCTCCAACCATGGACCATGGACCATCGACCATGGACTATGTCGATATCGGCCCCGCTGGCACTGCTATGCGTTTTTTAACCGCCTATTTACCTTTGCTGGATAAAAACATCATCATTACCGGTACTAAACGCATGCAGCAAAGGCCGATAGGTATTTTGGTTGATGCCATGCGTAAGTTGGGTGCCAAAATTGACTACCAGGTTAACGAAGGTTTTCCTCCGCTTCAAATCCACAGCGGTTTTCAACAAAAAACGGATCGCATCAGCATCAAAGGTAATATCAGCAGCCAGTATATTACGGCTCTGTTGCTCATCGCGCCAAGCTTACCTTTGGGATTAACTTTGGAGATCGAAGGCGAATTAACATCAAAGCCTTATGTGGAGATGACTTTGGCCATGTTACAGCAAGTAGGTATACAGCATACATGGGACGATAACAACATTCATATCGCTAATCAGCCGTTTAAAGAAACTTCCATATTGGTTGAGCCCGATTGGAGCGCGGCATCCTACTGGTACGCCATAGCGGCATTGTGTGATGAGGCCGAACTGTTTTTACCAGCATTAACGCCTTACAGTTTACAAGGCGATAGCGTGATCACTGAGATTATGGCCAACTTTGGCATCACATCGCAATTTAAAGATGGCGGCGTTCACCTGCAAAAGGAAGCAAAACCTATTTTACGAAAGATCTTCGACTTTAAGGAATGTCCCGACTTAGCCCAGACCGTAATTGTGGTTTGCGCAGCCTTAGGCCATGATGCTACCTTTACCGGATTAGAAACCCTAAAGATCAAAGAAACAGATCGCGTTGCTGCGTTGCAAAATGAGCTGGCCAAAATAGGGGTGAAGCTAACCGAAAAAGGCCAGGTTTATAAGCTTGACTGTAGCGAAAAGCAAATCCCCGAAAAGGTAACCATCCGTACCTACGAAGATCACCGGATGGCCATGGCCTTTGCGCCTTTAGCCCTGGTGGTGCCGCAGGTGGAGGTAGAGGAGCCCCAGGTAGTAGAAAAATCATACCCGGCATTTTGGAGTGATCTGGAAAAGGCAGGGTTTAAGGTTGATGGTTATAGTATTGCGTAA